From Debaryomyces hansenii CBS767 chromosome C complete sequence, a single genomic window includes:
- a CDS encoding DEHA2C15268p (similar to uniprot|P53855 Saccharomyces cerevisiae YNL242W ATG2), which produces MSPQWMPQNIQKRLLLYVLQQLSLFSEIDLPNLEEVSLNNIVLKNVSIDPDKVGKLPGCNLRYGQVGSLELNGGVMGGVSIDANNVEIVIAPDFDMKEEISNNVQFSLAQSTADLANTLMVDKSSNEYESSDDETDTVMPSVSSKSRSNSSSSGTSARTRPSALSGVMTKAVEMALSRLQVKVTNLNIKIVSESTDLVLKVDEALLNTINGTRHVKIKGVKLITLKPEVNPGESSDDSPEQESPKESENSNTSDDDEDNDNDYGDESLMNSMVFTHDEASSIYMSATSQSFNKPSNNDDTAPTETAPDNKESPILLHIDDIDIEFEGLSNITNLEIDVGEIKVAAVPITPTIISIFNNISHNLKLKYYQQRKSNIHKQRFKSNLSFPQYADDNDEIEDENEQMPILDDNGASSGPFFDKLRIHNIIVSATSALLPTGQFASASNSLNFIFHNLNIKYKNEALIYGGIEVFKIVKITNDQEIEVLKFNNSTAPTNTEPNPSDEPAGSTSAPSNSSKADIRFEAFTKLDNEIKHLEFTSLFSKQAFVNLDKSVLLLLSNFGISVSSIYDSYNTMRSTMNSVNSFKANTNINGEPRDASSIGVAKESNLQIILQTASTTINIKLSDNLNLKAVIYPISFNLLKQGMSINKILISTVSSGIETLISTLSNIQLSTKSQEFKSFSNKSGYSKGSNDSFPRETILGSNLTLSLSKISSKASLKELKLLIGDFADFASSWQLLSLQVNSLKNSVKDKGFVMSSKSNKNESSSMLSNSMYFNQRRSRRSNFNNPSLVNTNRSNLVSFRLYVDHIEFCITNVLPKLGDFDFQLEKVSFYKLNNDIQGSIHTVKVDRNLGNGEAVNDFIYEFQRKRCNKINIPLILVNIKSNDKANTIDISLRNFLIEYYTRWLELLEKEIDENAVLHDITGQKRESSSLNSPSKRLDIRFSLYDCVIGLNPGRLDCKSLLIINKGNSDVTFGLHQFYIKSSLRNLSLLIIDDVKNINLSKTDREAASKPTSTAYISPLSWFTSIGYISVGNINCIHLGITVNTGIQEIIERNEKLGLQDNLALLDIKINSDEHQLDLCADSAHVLIQMINDLKPPLSFTDEEKIKVTVNDPINLLDEIGQNVFLNESIMKSASHSETFENSTISRKNSDANDINIVEEYYDGSHTSSQSLENGFNKLSISESDNAKDDASSFSFDEEHFSSNGADRNNTEVFPIKMNINLSKTKIYLYDGFDWKGTRKTIKGAVKRVEAQALQELERVKEHGSRKHLKRNMQVTFDEPESNATEDNYGNDQENDDGNSSDNQSLIGETLFQSIHLSVPKGSNPSSLTKNINKSVQNYFDNEDSNDSSINYNVETGRNYKNLKLRRSKNHKISIDLKNIEVNMAILTTRDPRRDKDVPDVKYEVTNSIDLRIEDIDIYDNIPNSTWNKFLSYMNSLGEREIGTSMLKASITNVRPNPELCSTEAMIDISILPIRLHVDQDALDFFIRFFDFKDKRFELPIDEIIYIQMFKMSSIKLKLDYKPKKIDYSGIRSGKVSEFVNFFILDGSELSLPKLTLYGILGMPMLGAELTKTWAPNIQQTQLSGLLAGLSPFRSIVNIGGGFKDLVAVPIKEYRKDGRLMRSLQKGTSKFAKTTGYELLNLGAKLASGTQVVLEQSEQVFGGEGSSARSPKNKNDKHGKIEDDDNEDIYTSGNTSKGNSNLLASSQLLNKTIAVDNDPYGKKKLYSYIELDESDDIDDKILENSLLLMNPKDIKESRQLQVVSEESELQELDEKEELDDEDAIKLVSLYSNQPENTQQGLKLAYKSLGENFEITKKAVNNLRKELNASSNVQESLKSMVKSSPILIIRPMIGTTEALSKALMGISNEIDSNHIIESKDKYRYDASEK; this is translated from the coding sequence ATGAGTCCACAATGGATGCCGCAAAATATTCAGAAAAGACTATTGCTTTATGTTTTACAACAGCTTTCATTGTTTTCAGAGATTGATTTACCTAACTTGGAAGAGgtatcattaaataatattgtgttgaaaaatgtatCCATAGACCCTGACAAAGTAGGCAAGTTACCTGGTTGTAACTTAAGATATGGACAAGTGGGTAGTTTAGAATTGAATGGAGGAGTCATGGGTGGAGTTAGCATTGATGCTAATAATGTGGAAATTGTCATTGCCCCAGATTTTGAtatgaaagaagaaattagtAATAATGTTCAATTTCTGTTGGCTCAAAGTACGGCTGATCTTGCCAATACTTTAATGGTTGATAAATCATCCAATGAATATGAATCATCCGACGATGAGACAGATACAGTGATGCCTTCAGTGTCGTCTAAGTCCAGATCAAATTCAAGCTCATCTGGCACCTCCGCAAGAACAAGACCCTCTGCATTAAGTGGAGTTATGACTAAAGCAGTCGAAATGGCTTTGCTGAGGTTGCAAGTTAAGGTAActaatttgaatatcaagATAGTCTCAGAATCAACAGATTTAGTCTTAAAAGTTGACGAGGCGTTATTGAACACTATCAATGGCACAAGGCATGTCAAGATTAAGGGTGTTAAATTGATTACTTTGAAGCCTGAGGTGAACCCTGGTGAATCTTCGGATGACAGTCCGGAGCAAGAATCGCCAAAAGAATCAGAAAACAGCAATACTTCtgacgatgacgaagaTAACGATAATGATTACGGTGATGAATCTTTAATGAACAGCATGGTGTTTACTCATGATGAAGCTAGCTCGATCTATATGAGTGCAACATCCCAATCTTTTAACAAACCGAGCAATAACGATGACACGGCTCCTACAGAGACAGCACCAGACAACAAAGAATCGCCAATATTACTACATATTGATGACATAGATATTGAATTCGAGGGACTAAGTAATATTAcaaatttagaaattgaCGTAGGTGAAATCAAAGTTGCAGCTGTCCCAATAACACCAActataatatcaattttcaataatatatcacATAATCTTAAACTAAAGTATTACCAACAACGCAAACTGAACATACATAAACAAAGATTTAAATCAAACTTAAGTTTCCCCCAATATGCTGATGacaatgatgaaattgaagatgaaaatgaacaaaTGCCCATATTAGATGATAATGGAGCTTCCTCAGGTCCTTTTTTTGATAAACTTCGGATACATAACATTATAGTAAGTGCAACATCAGCCTTGTTACCAACAGGACAATTTGCATCTGCGTCTAATTCacttaattttatttttcacaaccttaatataaaatataaaaatgaagCACTTATTTACGGCGGTATTGAAGTCTTCAAAATTGTCAAGATTACAAATGATCAGGAAATTGAGGTtcttaaatttaataatagcACTGCACCAACTAATACAGAACCAAACCCATCAGACGAACCTGCTGGATCAACATCAGCAccttctaattcttctaagGCTGATATTCGTTTTGAAGCTTTCACGAAacttgataatgaaataaaacatCTAGAATTTACAAGTTTGTTTTCAAAACAGGCTTTTGTAAACTTGGATAAGTCTGTTTTACTCTTACTATCGAATTTCGGTATTTCTGTATCATCGATCTATGACAGTTATAATACAATGAGATCTACAATGAATTCAGTGAACCTGTTTAAGGCTAATACAAACATTAATGGGGAACCCAGAGATGCTTCATCAATTGGAGTAGCGAAAGaatcaaatcttcaaattatattaCAAACGGCGTCAACTACAATAAACATAAAACTTTCCGATAACCTAAATTTAAAAGCTGTTATATATCccatttcatttaatttgttaAAACAAGGTATgagtattaataaaatattgataagtACTGTTTCTAGTGGGATTGAAACTCTAATATCTACGTTGTctaatattcaattatcaaCTAAATCACaagaatttaaatcatttagTAATAAATCCGGATACTCTAAGGGTAGCAATGATTCATTTCCTCGTGAAACTATACTTGGTTCAAACCTAACATTGAGTCTATCCAAAATCTCGTCTAAAGCCAGCCTAAAGGAATTGAAACTTTTAATTGGGGATTTTGCTGATTTTGCATCATCCTGGCAATTATTATCGTTGCAGGttaattctttgaaaaattctgtTAAAGATAAAGGATTTGTTATGAGTAGTAAATCCAATAAGAATGAAAGCTCTTCAATGCTACTGAACTCGATGTATTTTAATCAAAGACGATCGAGAAGGTCTAACTTCAATAACCCTAGTTTGGTGAACACAAACCGTTCTAACTTAGTGTCTTTTAGATTATACGTTGATCATATTGAATTCTGCATAACAAATGTTTTACCGAAATTAGGGGATTTTGATTTCCAACTAGAAAAGGTATCTTTCTACAAGCTCAACAATGATATACAAGGCTCGATTCATACTGTGAAAGTTGATAGGAATTTAGGGAATGGGGAAGCTGTAAACgattttatttatgaatttCAACGAAAAAGGTGtaacaaaatcaatattccTTTGATTCTAGTTAATATTAAAAGTAACGACAAAGCAAATACCATAGATATATCCTTGCggaatttcttgattgaATATTACACACGCTGGcttgaattattggaaaaagaaattgatgaaaatgcCGTTCTACATGACATTACAGGCCAAAAGAGAGAATCAAGTTCCCTCAATTCACCCTCTAAAAGGCTTGATATTAGGTTTTCATTATACGATTGTGTAATTGGGTTGAATCCTGGGAGATTGGATTGCAAGAGcttattaattataaacAAGGGTAATTCCGACGTAACTTTTGGATTACATCAATTTTATATCAAAAGTTCATTGAGGAATttgtcattattaattattgaCGATGTGAAAAACATCAACTTATCTAAAACAGATAGAGAAGCTGCTTCAAAGCCAACAAGTACAGCGTACATTTCTCCCTTATCGTGGTTCACATCAATTGGATATATTTCAGTTGGTAACATTAATTGTATTCATCTTGGGATCACTGTTAATACAggaattcaagaaattattgaacgAAATGAAAAGTTGGGTCTTCAAGATAACCTAGCATTGTTGGATATTAAGATTAACTCTGATGAACATCAACTTGATCTTTGTGCAGATTCAGCGCATGTTTTGATACAAATgataaatgatttgaagCCGCCGTTAAGCTTCacagatgaagaaaagataaaAGTAACGGTTAATGATCCTATTAACCTTTTGGATGAAATAGGCCAGAATGTATTTTTAAATGAATCAATCATGAAGTCAGCAAGTCATTCAGAGACATTCGAGAATCTGACAATATCTAGAAAGAATTCTGATgcaaatgatattaatattgttgaGGAGTATTATGACGGCTCGCATACTTCATCACAAAGTCTTGAAAATGGTTTTAATAAACTAAGCATTAGTGAATCCGACAATGCAAAGGATGATGCATCTTCTTTTTCGTTTGATGAAGAACATTTTAGTAGTAATGGTGCCGATCGAAACAATACTGAAGTATTTCCcataaaaatgaatattaatCTTTCTAAAActaaaatttatttatatgatgGGTTTGATTGGAAAGGTACTAGAAAAACAATTAAAGGAGCCGTTAAGAGAGTTGAAGCTCAAGCGTTGCAGGAATTAGAGAGGGTAAAAGAACATGGGTCTAGGAAACATTTGAAGAGAAATATGCAAGTTACATTCGATGAGCCAGAAAGTAACGCTACAGAAGATAACTATGGGAatgatcaagaaaatgatgatggaAATAGCTCTGATAATCAACTGTTAATCGGCGAAACTTTATTCCAGTCAATTCACCTTAGTGTACCAAAAGGTTCCAATCCCTCAAGTTTAactaaaaatatcaataaatctgttcagaattattttgataatgaagattcaAATGATCTGAGCATAAACTACAACGTCGAAACTGGGAGAAACTataagaatttgaagttaCGTCGATCTAAGAATCATAAAATCTCTATCgatttaaaaaatattgaagtcAATATGGCGATACTAACCACACGAGACCCTAGAAGAGATAAGGATGTTCCTGATGTGAAATATGAAGTCACTAATTCCATAGATTTAAGgattgaagatattgatatatatgaCAATATCCCCAACTCTACCTGGAACAAATTTTTAAGTTACATGAATTCTTTAGGGGAGCGAGAAATTGGGACTAGTATGCTTAAGGCATCAATTACTAACGTAAGACCTAATCCTGAGTTATGTTCAACTGAAGCTATGATAGACATATCAATTTTGCCCATTAGACTCCATGTCGATCAGGACGCTTTAGACTTTTTTATAAGGTTCTTTGATTTTAAGGATAAGAGATTTGAATTACCTATAGACgaaattatctatattCAAATGTTCAAGATGAGCAGTATAAAGTTAAAGTTGGACTATAAACCAAAAAAAATCGACTATTCTGGCATTAGATCTGGAAAAGTGTCAGAATTCGTCAACTTTTTCATATTAGATGGGTCTGAACTAAGCTTGCCAAAACTAACGCTTTATGGAATACTAGGAATGCCTATGTTAGGAGCAGAACTAACAAAGACATGGGCACCGAATATTCAACAAACCCAATTATCGGGGCTTCTCGCTGGATTATCCCCATTCAGATCCATAGTCAATATAGGCGGCGGTTTCAAAGATCTCGTTGCAGTACCTATCAAAGAATATCGAAAAGATGGTAGACTAATGAGAAGTTTACAGAAAGGAACGTCGAAATTTGCCAAGACTACTGGTTACGAATTGCTAAACTTGGGCGCTAAATTGGCCTCTGGTACACAGGTTGTATTGGAACAATCGGAACAAGTGTTTGGCGGAGAAGGATCGTCAGCAAGGTCTCCGAAGAACAAGAATGACAAACATGGAAAAATAGAAGATGACGacaatgaagatatttaCACTTCAGGCAATACCAGTAAAGGAAATAGCAACTTATTGGCTTCTTCCCAATTGCTCAATAAAACTATTGCAGTAGATAACGACCCATACGGtaagaaaaaattgtactcatatattgaattagatgagtctgatgatattgatgacaaAATTCTAGAGAATTCACTATTGTTAATGAATCCTAAGGACATCAAAGAATCAAGGCAACTCCAGGTCGTGAGCGAAGAAAGCGAACTACAGGAACTCGATGAGAAGGAAGAATTGGACGATGAAGATGCCATTAAGTTGGTTAGtctatattcaaatcagCCCGAAAACACTCAGCAAGGGCTTAAATTGGCCTACAAGTCTCTTGGTGAAAACTTCGAAATTACTAAAAAAGCTGTCAATAATCTACGCAAGGAGCTTAATGCATCATCCAACGTGCAGGAGTCTCTTAAGTCCATGGTGAAATCTTCGCCAATACTAATCATTAGACCAATGATTGGCACGACTGAAGCTTTACTGAAGGCTTTGATGGGTATCAGCAACGAAATAGATTCAAatcatattattgaatctAAGGATAAATACAGATATGATGCCTCAGAGAAATAA
- a CDS encoding DEHA2C15290p (similar to CA0189|IPF12201 Candida albicans), protein MTGTQQQSEIIETVSSNDSDLVRDVKQDEKMQTDDVEKLSGDGIEKTKSDVNSDANLSLYKKFKIRVPRHTLYFHILLGSFFTAWWLSILIQDKHRHEWLIPTVLWGLLMLRLISWHCRILYVLFNYCQKVWYFVTDIVYTKILTTRPRRLMVGAVITVGVILLGTFVPTETEYSRREDRAVSFFGIVVAIFGLYLTSNNRNIIQWNTVIGGVLMQFIIALFVLRTKCGYDIFNFISTLARELLGFAKDGVAFLTTTEVSQLGMFFFTVLPSVAFFVAFIHIWYYYGVVQWFIGKFAYLFFWTLRVSGAEAITAAASPFLGIGESAILIKDLVPYLTKAELHQIMCSGFSTISGAVLVGYIGLGLNPQALVSSCVMSIPASLAVSKLRYPETEVPVSNSKFNIPTHSEDEATRPKNVLQAFSNGATLGLRIAGTMMIQCMCIIGLVALCNGLLTWFGNYWNIHELTLELMLSYILYPIGFLLGTPRNEILHVTKLIGTKVIQNEFVAYNLLITESPYKEMSKRGTLIATYALCGFSNLGSLGITLGVLNTLTNNSRSRDITSSIISALFTGGIATLTSAAIAAMVIHDLGSFDIN, encoded by the coding sequence ATGACAGGGACACAGCAACAGTCTGAGATTATCGAAACAGTTAGTTCTAACGACTCTGACTTAGTTAGGGATGTTAAACAGGACGAAAAAATGCAGACAGATGATGTTGAGAAGCTTTCTGGAGATGGCATAGAAAAGACAAAGAGCGATGTGAATTCGGATGCTAACTTATCGTTGtacaagaaattcaaaatacgGGTACCTCGTCACACACTTTATTTCCACATTTTGTTGGGGAGTTTTTTCACTGCGTGGTGGCTTTCGATTTTAATCCAAGACAAGCATAGACACGAATGGTTAATTCCTACTGTCTTATGGGGATTACTTATGCTTAGACTTATTTCGTGGCATTGCAGAATTTTGTACGTGTTGTTTAACTATTGCCAGAAGGTCTGGTATTTTGTGACGGACATTGTGTATACTAAAATCTTGACTACCAGACCAAGGAGGTTGATGGTTGGCGCTGTCATAACAGTTGGAGTTATATTGCTTGGTACATTTGTCCCCACTGAAACCGAATATTCACGTAGAGAAGATCGTGCCGTATCATTCTTCGGGATTGTAGTTGCGATTTTTGGGTTGTATTTGACATCAAATAACAGGAACATAATTCAGTGGAATACGGTTATCGGTGGTGTGTTGATGCAGTTTATTATTGCCTTATTTGTGTTGCGTACGAAATGTGGTTAcgatatttttaatttcatttcgACTTTAGCTAGAGAGCTCTTAGGGTTTGCTAAAGACGGGGTTGCCTTTTTAACCACAACCGAAGTCTCACAATTGGGCATGTTTTTCTTCACAGTTTTACCATCAGTAGCATTTTTCGTTGCctttattcatatttggtattattatGGAGTTGTTCAATGGTTTATTGGAAAGTTTGCATATCTCTTTTTCTGGACTCTTAGAGTCTCTGGGGCTGAAGCAATTACAGCTGCTGCATCTCCGTTCCTTGGTATTGGTGAGAGTGCCATTttaattaaagatttaGTACCATACTTAACCAAAGCTGAGCTTCATCAAATTATGTGTTCTGGTTTCTCTACTATTTCGGGGGCAGTATTGGTCGGTTATATTGGCCTTGGATTAAATCCACAAGCTCTTGTCAGTTCATGTGTTATGTCCATTCCAGCATCATTAGCTGTATCTAAGTTAAGATACCCTGAAACTGAGGTTCCAGTTTCAAACAGTAAATTTAATATCCCTACGCATCTGGAAGACGAGGCCACAAGACCCAAAAATGTTTTACAGGCATTCTCCAACGGAGCAACATTGGGTTTAAGAATAGCAGGTACCATGATGATTCAATGTATGTGTATCATTGGGCTTGTTGCATTATGCAATGGCCTTTTAACCTGGTTCGGTAACTACTGGAACATTCATGAATTGACCCTTGAACTTATGTTATCCTATATTTTATACCCCATTGGATTCTTATTGGGTACCCCAAGAAACGAAATTTTGCATGTTACCAAATTAATTGGAACTAAGGTCATTCAAAACGAATTTGTTGCCTATAACTTGTTGATAACCGAATCACCTTATAAAGAAATGTCTAAAAGAGGAACTTTAATCGCAACTTATGCTCTCTGTGGGTTTTCTAATTTGGGTTCTTTGGGAATTACCTTAGGTGTTTTAAATACTTTGACCAACAACTCGAGATCAAGAGATATCACGAGTTCTATCATATCTGCCCTTTTTACCGGTGGTATTGCTACTTTAACATCGGCTGCCATTGCAGCTATGGTTATTCATGATTTGGGTTCGTTTGACATAAATTAG